One Lujinxingia sediminis DNA segment encodes these proteins:
- a CDS encoding SDR family oxidoreductase: protein MPDAQWTSFPNRSFALIQGASRGLGLAMTRALLATSRFTRIFACSRSATTASGLAELREQHPGRLICIDLDVTREHTIAAAAREIGTQTDRLHLVCNVAGLLHDASHHITPEKRLSDLDPDAFNELMHVNALGPALVVKHLIPLLRHTERTIIANLSARVGSIGDNNLGGWYSYRASKAAQNMLTRTMAIELGQHRRMGELICVALHPGTVATDLSKPYRAHVPDSKLFSTERAATQLLEIIDGLRPEDSGSFFAWDGSAIPW, encoded by the coding sequence ATGCCCGACGCGCAATGGACCTCCTTTCCAAACCGGAGCTTCGCCCTGATTCAGGGCGCCAGCCGCGGCCTTGGCCTGGCGATGACCCGCGCCCTGCTCGCCACATCGCGCTTTACCCGGATCTTTGCCTGCTCGCGCAGCGCAACGACCGCCTCCGGGCTGGCGGAGCTTCGAGAGCAGCACCCCGGGCGCTTGATCTGCATCGACCTGGATGTGACTCGCGAACACACCATCGCCGCGGCCGCCCGCGAGATCGGAACCCAGACCGACCGCCTGCATCTGGTCTGCAACGTGGCCGGACTCCTCCACGATGCGTCCCATCACATCACCCCGGAGAAACGCCTCAGCGACCTCGACCCGGATGCGTTCAACGAACTGATGCACGTCAACGCTCTGGGCCCCGCCCTCGTCGTGAAACATCTTATCCCGCTGCTGCGCCACACAGAGCGCACGATCATCGCTAACCTTTCGGCACGGGTCGGTAGCATCGGCGACAACAACCTGGGCGGCTGGTACAGCTACCGCGCATCCAAAGCCGCTCAAAATATGCTCACGCGCACCATGGCCATTGAACTCGGCCAACATCGACGCATGGGAGAGCTTATCTGTGTGGCGCTGCACCCCGGGACGGTCGCCACCGACCTCTCAAAGCCCTATCGGGCCCACGTCCCCGACTCAAAGCTCTTCTCGACGGAGCGCGCCGCGACACAACTTCTCGAAATCATCGATGGCCTGCGCCCGGAAGACTCCGGCAGCTTCTTTGCCTGGGACGGCTCTGCCATCCCCTGGTAG
- a CDS encoding transposase, which translates to MTAPRQHLPDQLVFITRRTSERRFFLRPDAELAELTAYAFARAATRHGQSIHAVTVMSNHIHLVITDNTGERSNMARDSFASIARARNKALERKGHFWEAGTYCDCVLLDQDASDRKLIYTLLNPVRAGVVDRLEDWPGFMIQPKDWGKPLQIPRPSRFFGDTAPEFIELTPEPPPGYEDWPLDKTIAHFEARIEEARLEILAERQKGSETTQYSSEVLQQLDPYTSPDTPTPSRSFIPRFATTDAELMRRAEAARRDFLEAYAFQRSRWKAGKRDCTFPCGTIALRRHSAVPCAPAPSDSPLTQVARLSRIKKYARRCLLSSP; encoded by the coding sequence ATGACCGCGCCCCGTCAACACCTACCTGACCAACTGGTTTTTATCACACGACGCACCTCGGAACGACGCTTCTTTCTGCGTCCTGACGCGGAGCTTGCGGAACTAACGGCTTACGCTTTCGCGCGAGCGGCTACCCGCCACGGCCAGTCGATTCACGCGGTAACCGTCATGTCCAACCATATCCATCTCGTCATCACGGACAACACCGGCGAGCGCAGCAATATGGCTCGCGACAGCTTTGCGAGCATTGCGCGAGCTCGCAACAAGGCGCTTGAGCGAAAAGGTCATTTCTGGGAAGCGGGCACCTACTGTGATTGCGTTTTGCTCGACCAGGACGCCAGCGATCGTAAACTTATCTACACCCTTCTAAACCCGGTGCGAGCAGGCGTTGTCGATCGTCTTGAAGACTGGCCAGGCTTTATGATCCAGCCCAAAGACTGGGGAAAGCCCCTCCAGATTCCCCGCCCGTCCAGATTTTTCGGCGATACGGCTCCGGAGTTTATCGAGCTGACTCCTGAACCTCCTCCTGGCTACGAGGACTGGCCCCTCGACAAAACGATTGCCCATTTCGAAGCTCGCATCGAAGAAGCTCGCCTTGAGATTCTCGCCGAACGTCAGAAGGGCAGTGAGACGACTCAATACTCCAGTGAGGTGCTCCAACAGCTCGATCCCTATACCTCGCCCGACACGCCGACACCCTCACGCAGCTTCATTCCCCGATTTGCCACCACAGATGCTGAACTCATGCGCCGCGCCGAAGCTGCCCGCCGCGACTTTCTCGAAGCCTATGCCTTTCAACGCAGTCGATGGAAAGCCGGCAAGCGTGACTGCACGTTCCCATGCGGAACAATCGCGCTTCGACGGCACAGTGCCGTACCATGTGCTCCGGCCCCCTCGGACAGTCCACTCACGCAGGTCGCCCGCCTCTCCCGAATCAAAAAATATGCGCGCAGATGCCTGCTAAGCTCGCCATGA
- a CDS encoding IMPACT family protein has product MQGDGFESSSQPYWTLESQGESELVVERSRFIGFASRVVTEGEALARVDEIRRRFHDARHVCYALRIGRGVEQVERGVDDGEPGRSAGFPMLQILQGRELCDTLVVVVRYFGGIKLGVGGLARAYREAARMALDDAVAVERFPEVVADLVVPYSVQAQVEHLLDGQQGVRVIETHYGAEVCMRLAIRCVDRQMIETRLAALLQRDERDVLVETVPAGTS; this is encoded by the coding sequence ATGCAAGGAGACGGGTTTGAGAGTAGTTCGCAGCCCTACTGGACCCTTGAGAGTCAGGGTGAGTCGGAGTTGGTCGTTGAGCGAAGCAGGTTTATCGGGTTTGCCAGTCGAGTCGTGACGGAAGGCGAGGCGTTGGCACGTGTTGACGAGATACGACGGCGATTTCATGACGCGCGTCATGTCTGCTACGCGTTGCGGATCGGACGGGGAGTCGAGCAGGTTGAGCGCGGTGTGGATGATGGGGAGCCTGGTCGAAGCGCCGGGTTTCCGATGCTTCAGATCCTTCAGGGGCGCGAGCTATGCGATACGTTGGTCGTTGTCGTGCGCTACTTTGGCGGAATAAAGCTCGGAGTCGGGGGGCTCGCTCGTGCGTATCGAGAAGCAGCGAGAATGGCGTTGGACGACGCTGTTGCGGTTGAGCGGTTCCCGGAGGTGGTTGCGGACTTGGTCGTTCCCTACTCGGTTCAGGCTCAGGTTGAGCACCTGCTCGACGGTCAGCAGGGCGTGCGCGTCATTGAAACGCATTATGGCGCAGAGGTGTGTATGCGGCTGGCGATTCGCTGCGTCGATCGCCAGATGATTGAAACTCGCCTTGCAGCGTTGTTGCAGCGCGACGAGCGTGATGTGCTTGTGGAGACAGTCCCGGCTGGCACATCTTAA
- a CDS encoding type 1 glutamine amidotransferase domain-containing protein — MPLLASIFRLATLILFPVALIACATGASSAPQGESGSRDALAPSNEDSSERDDRGEQGKILFVLTNHTMLGDTDTPTGYYLSEVTHPWSVLTEAGYTIDFASPQGGPVAADPKSLDMDDPINARFWEDNALRSQLDTTLAIHQVVPEHYRAIFFAGGHGTMWDFADSAAVQRVTARIWEAGGTVAAVCHGPAALLNVQLSDGQWLVADREVTGFTDAEERAVELDQVVPFLLESELRERGANFEGADNFQENVVVDGRLITGQNPASATGVGEAIVEVLNTSHDTPDVAY; from the coding sequence ATGCCCCTGCTCGCATCCATCTTCCGCCTTGCCACGCTCATTCTCTTCCCTGTCGCGCTTATCGCCTGCGCCACCGGAGCGTCGAGTGCGCCGCAGGGCGAGAGCGGCTCTCGTGACGCACTCGCGCCCTCCAACGAGGACTCCTCGGAGCGTGACGACCGCGGCGAGCAAGGCAAGATCCTGTTTGTGCTCACCAACCATACGATGCTTGGTGATACCGACACACCGACCGGTTACTACCTCAGCGAAGTCACCCATCCCTGGTCTGTGCTTACCGAGGCCGGCTATACCATCGACTTTGCAAGTCCGCAGGGAGGTCCGGTTGCTGCCGATCCGAAAAGCCTGGATATGGACGACCCGATCAACGCCCGTTTCTGGGAAGACAACGCTCTGCGCAGCCAGCTTGATACGACGCTGGCCATCCATCAGGTTGTCCCCGAACATTACCGGGCGATCTTCTTTGCCGGCGGCCATGGCACCATGTGGGATTTCGCCGACAGTGCCGCGGTGCAACGGGTCACCGCTCGCATCTGGGAGGCTGGCGGAACCGTCGCTGCGGTCTGCCACGGCCCGGCGGCTCTCCTGAATGTGCAACTCTCCGACGGTCAATGGCTTGTCGCCGATCGAGAAGTCACCGGCTTTACCGATGCCGAAGAGCGCGCCGTGGAGCTCGATCAGGTCGTCCCCTTTCTGCTGGAGAGCGAACTTCGGGAGCGCGGCGCAAACTTTGAGGGAGCCGACAATTTTCAGGAAAACGTGGTCGTTGACGGACGGCTGATCACCGGCCAAAACCCGGCCTCCGCCACAGGCGTCGGAGAAGCGATCGTGGAGGTTCTCAACACCAGCCATGACACGCCTGACGTCGCCTATTAA
- a CDS encoding lipocalin family protein: MATAIKVIVSLSAVALGALWVAGCASASGVGTDVKVVDNLEIERYLGTWYELASVPLRAQRGCVGTTATYSLRGDGDIRVYNRCLKGGFDGKVSDITGRAWVSDERDPAKLNVRFFWPFKSPYWVVALDGGYRWAAVSGPEQEKLWILSRTPCINAQTFAQIYDGLDRRGFPVGALRATPQRDESGQRCEVKLPPEVADASE, from the coding sequence ATGGCAACAGCGATCAAAGTGATTGTGTCGCTCTCGGCAGTGGCGCTGGGAGCGCTCTGGGTGGCCGGCTGCGCCAGCGCTTCCGGCGTCGGCACGGATGTGAAGGTGGTTGATAACCTGGAAATCGAGCGCTACCTGGGCACCTGGTATGAGCTGGCCTCGGTGCCGCTGCGCGCGCAACGCGGGTGTGTGGGAACGACGGCGACCTATTCGCTGCGCGGCGATGGGGATATCCGCGTGTATAACCGCTGCCTCAAGGGAGGTTTTGATGGCAAGGTCAGCGATATCACCGGGCGAGCGTGGGTGAGCGATGAGCGCGATCCGGCGAAGTTGAACGTGCGTTTCTTCTGGCCCTTTAAGAGTCCTTACTGGGTGGTCGCGCTCGACGGGGGCTATCGGTGGGCGGCGGTCTCCGGACCGGAGCAGGAGAAGTTATGGATCTTGAGCCGCACGCCCTGCATCAATGCGCAAACCTTCGCGCAGATCTATGATGGGCTGGACAGGCGTGGCTTTCCGGTGGGAGCGTTGCGCGCGACGCCTCAGAGGGATGAAAGCGGGCAACGCTGTGAGGTGAAGCTGCCGCCGGAGGTGGCCGACGCCTCCGAATAG
- a CDS encoding sensor histidine kinase: MAARYILSQPLALAVDVAMDEGLDVEALAQGLELDLKAVQRTAYMRVPWESFAIFLERMEEALGGAFVPAMTRRYLEQNPFRNFMRVGGLFCSPQLFYKMANHVFGPMMFPLLRFEVEELGNLGFRVVTTLPPDVRDCPVFFRICGEFLRHGPALVGMAPARAHYVFGVRRATFQVDYPPSLSLLARLRRFSDAALASRAFMEELQAQGERLRESYDALQESEESFRTLVERSPDGVMVLHDSGIIFANDALARMLALRRGLELVGKHMETIGAPGYDVSALLQQALEHGEAVALRLREPGDDAAAAVPVEARALRARFLGRDALIATLRDVREREASMARAIDTDRLVTMGTLAAGVAHEINTPLSYVQANLDFLSELLEDITDRPELDAAAAADVHASLRDARKGVERAIEITRDLKEVGREGESRGEVLDPRLSVEGALRWARAEVLHVARLQMALEACGEVMASRRRLSQVVLNLLINAAHAMNSEERQRNLVEVTTFASADHACIEVCDNGPGMAPETLERVFEPFYTTKEPGRGTGLGLFVSREIVEEFGGTLHLESEPGRGTRATIRLPQHQEATRSTAETSAS, from the coding sequence ATGGCCGCGCGATATATTTTGAGCCAGCCCCTTGCTTTGGCTGTCGACGTGGCCATGGACGAAGGGCTCGATGTGGAAGCGCTCGCGCAAGGCCTTGAGCTCGATCTGAAGGCCGTGCAGCGCACAGCTTATATGCGGGTGCCCTGGGAGAGCTTTGCGATCTTCCTGGAGCGTATGGAGGAGGCACTTGGTGGCGCGTTCGTTCCGGCAATGACCCGGCGCTATCTGGAGCAAAATCCTTTTCGTAATTTTATGCGGGTGGGCGGGCTTTTCTGCAGCCCGCAGCTTTTTTACAAGATGGCCAACCACGTGTTCGGGCCGATGATGTTCCCGCTGCTTCGATTCGAGGTGGAGGAGTTAGGGAACCTGGGGTTTCGGGTGGTGACGACGTTGCCGCCGGATGTTCGCGATTGCCCGGTGTTTTTTCGTATCTGCGGCGAGTTCTTGCGCCACGGACCAGCGTTGGTCGGGATGGCGCCAGCGCGGGCCCATTACGTCTTCGGCGTGAGGCGGGCGACGTTTCAGGTCGACTATCCGCCCTCCCTCTCGCTGCTGGCGCGTCTGCGACGCTTTTCGGATGCTGCGCTGGCCAGCCGCGCCTTTATGGAGGAGTTACAGGCTCAGGGCGAACGTCTTCGTGAGAGTTACGACGCGCTGCAAGAGTCTGAGGAGAGCTTTCGAACGCTGGTGGAGCGCAGCCCGGATGGGGTGATGGTGCTTCATGATAGCGGGATCATCTTCGCCAATGACGCCCTGGCCAGGATGCTGGCGTTGCGTCGAGGGCTGGAGCTTGTCGGGAAGCACATGGAGACGATCGGCGCACCGGGATACGACGTGTCGGCGCTCTTGCAGCAGGCCCTGGAGCATGGGGAGGCGGTGGCGTTGCGTTTGCGCGAGCCCGGAGATGATGCAGCCGCTGCGGTGCCGGTCGAAGCCCGGGCGCTGCGCGCCCGCTTTCTGGGGCGCGATGCCCTGATCGCTACGCTGCGCGATGTGCGTGAGCGCGAGGCATCGATGGCCCGGGCGATCGACACCGATCGCCTGGTGACGATGGGAACGCTGGCGGCCGGTGTGGCCCACGAGATCAACACCCCTCTTAGCTACGTGCAGGCGAACCTCGACTTTCTAAGCGAGCTTCTGGAGGATATCACCGACCGGCCTGAGTTGGATGCGGCGGCGGCTGCCGACGTGCATGCCTCACTGCGGGACGCACGCAAGGGGGTGGAGCGGGCCATCGAGATCACCCGCGATCTCAAAGAGGTTGGGCGCGAAGGTGAGTCCCGCGGCGAAGTGCTTGATCCGCGCCTGTCTGTGGAGGGCGCGCTGCGCTGGGCGCGCGCGGAAGTGCTGCACGTGGCCCGGCTCCAGATGGCGTTGGAAGCGTGTGGCGAGGTGATGGCCAGCCGGCGGCGTTTAAGTCAGGTGGTGCTCAACCTGCTGATCAACGCGGCACACGCCATGAACTCGGAGGAACGGCAGCGCAACCTGGTGGAGGTCACGACATTCGCCTCCGCGGATCACGCCTGCATTGAGGTATGTGATAACGGGCCGGGGATGGCGCCAGAGACATTGGAGCGGGTCTTCGAGCCCTTCTATACCACCAAGGAACCCGGGCGGGGCACCGGGCTCGGGCTCTTTGTGAGTCGCGAGATCGTGGAGGAGTTCGGCGGCACACTGCACCTTGAGAGTGAGCCGGGAAGGGGGACGCGGGCGACGATTCGGCTGCCGCAACACCAGGAGGCGACGCGCAGTACCGCAGAGACGTCCGCGTCATGA
- a CDS encoding SulP family inorganic anion transporter gives MHPALQSFRGTWFFNIRGDILAGITVALALIPEAIAFSIIAGVDPMVGLYASFCIAVTTAIAGGRPGMISAATGAMALLMVTLVADHGLEYLLAATILTGVIQIIAGALKLGRFITFIPHSVMLGFVNALAILIFMAQLPHFEGAGWLMYALVAATLAIIYGLPRITRALPSALVAIVIITALVLFAGWELKTVGDMGQVTRALPLFALPKVALSMETLLIILPYSLPLAMVGMLESLLTASIVDDMTDTRSDKNKELRGQGIANCIAGCFGGMAGCAMIGQSVINVKSGGRGRLSSLVAGVFLMFLILVLGDVVMRIPMAALVGVMIMVSVGTFDWNSLLDIRKIPAADSVVMLSTVATVVYTHDLAKGVAVGVILGAIIFGWRIARLTIADDLLEGGSKRYRIQGQMFFATCTDFSETFDVQADPERIEIDFSASHVWDHSAVAAIARIIAKYNALGKDVVLTGLNAESQSLIDRVGLVSTTGH, from the coding sequence TTGCATCCCGCTCTTCAATCCTTTCGTGGCACGTGGTTCTTCAACATCCGCGGCGACATCCTGGCTGGCATCACCGTCGCTCTGGCGCTGATCCCGGAGGCCATCGCGTTTTCGATTATCGCGGGCGTCGACCCGATGGTGGGCCTTTACGCCTCCTTCTGCATTGCGGTCACGACGGCCATCGCCGGCGGCCGCCCCGGCATGATCTCAGCGGCGACCGGAGCAATGGCCCTCCTGATGGTCACGCTCGTGGCCGACCACGGGTTGGAGTATTTGCTGGCCGCCACCATCCTCACCGGGGTCATTCAGATCATCGCCGGTGCCTTAAAGCTGGGGCGCTTCATCACCTTCATCCCCCACTCGGTGATGCTGGGCTTTGTCAACGCTCTGGCCATTCTGATCTTTATGGCGCAGCTTCCTCATTTTGAGGGCGCTGGCTGGCTGATGTACGCCCTGGTCGCCGCGACCCTGGCGATCATCTACGGCCTGCCTCGAATCACCCGCGCGCTTCCCTCGGCGCTGGTTGCGATCGTCATCATCACCGCCCTCGTGCTCTTCGCCGGCTGGGAGCTTAAGACCGTCGGCGATATGGGCCAGGTCACGCGCGCGCTGCCACTTTTTGCGCTGCCGAAGGTCGCGCTCTCCATGGAGACGCTGCTCATCATCCTGCCCTACTCGCTGCCCCTGGCGATGGTCGGAATGCTGGAGTCGCTGCTCACCGCCTCGATTGTCGATGATATGACCGATACCCGAAGCGATAAAAACAAAGAGCTGCGCGGTCAGGGCATTGCCAACTGTATCGCCGGATGTTTCGGCGGGATGGCCGGCTGCGCGATGATCGGCCAGTCGGTGATCAATGTGAAAAGCGGCGGTCGCGGCCGACTCTCCTCGCTGGTTGCCGGCGTCTTTTTGATGTTTTTGATCCTGGTACTCGGCGACGTGGTCATGCGTATCCCGATGGCCGCGCTCGTCGGGGTCATGATCATGGTCAGCGTCGGCACCTTTGATTGGAACTCCCTGCTCGATATTCGCAAAATTCCGGCGGCCGACTCGGTGGTCATGCTCTCCACGGTCGCCACCGTCGTCTACACCCATGACCTGGCAAAAGGCGTGGCGGTGGGGGTCATTCTCGGAGCCATCATCTTCGGGTGGCGCATCGCACGGCTTACGATTGCCGACGACCTTCTTGAAGGCGGCAGCAAACGCTACCGGATCCAGGGCCAGATGTTTTTTGCGACCTGCACCGATTTCAGCGAGACCTTCGATGTCCAGGCCGACCCAGAACGCATCGAGATCGACTTCTCTGCCTCCCACGTCTGGGACCACTCGGCGGTCGCTGCTATCGCGCGGATCATCGCCAAGTACAATGCTCTGGGCAAGGACGTCGTCCTCACCGGTCTGAACGCCGAGAGCCAGAGCCTGATCGATCGCGTGGGCCTGGTCTCGACCACCGGCCACTGA